Proteins encoded within one genomic window of Natator depressus isolate rNatDep1 chromosome 1, rNatDep2.hap1, whole genome shotgun sequence:
- the CCDC90B gene encoding coiled-coil domain-containing protein 90B, mitochondrial isoform X2, whose translation MRRVEITPLEQRKLTFDTHALVRELEVHGFGKEQAETIVSALTTLSNLSLDTVYKDMVTQAQQEITLQQIMAHLDSIRKDMVILEKSEFANLRAENENRAKRRQHEDDCEEDMDTDVPESMGCGNWDIMVAVGLVDTVECQFWAQQTSTDWWDRIVLQKMKIELDQVKQHLMNETSKIRADNKLDINLERSRVTDMFTDQEKNLMEATTEFHKKDSSTNSAIAEISNKIDTQIASLKTLMESNKLETIRYLAASVFTCLAIALGFYRFWK comes from the exons ATGAGAAGAGTTGAAATAACCCCACTGGAACAGAGAAAGCTAACCTTTGATACCCATGCATTGGTACGAGAGCTGGAAGTGCATG GTTTTGGTAAAGAACAAGCAGAGACCATTGTATCAGCATTAACAACTTTGTCAAATCTCAGCCTAGACACAGTCTATAAGGATATGGTGACCCAAGCTCAGCAG GAAATAACTCTGCAGCAGATAATGGCGCATTTAGACTCTATTCGGAAAGATATGGTCATCCTAGAAAAAAGTGAATTTGCAAACCTGAGAGCAGAGAATGAG aaccgggctaagagacgccagcatgaggacgattgtgaggaggacatggacacagatgttcctgaaagcatgggctgtggcaattgggacatcatggtggcagtggggctggttgatacagtggaatgccaattctgggcccagcaaacaagcacagactggtgggaccgcatagtgttgcag AAAATGAAAATTGAGTTGGATCAAGTTAAACAGCATCTAATG AATGAAACTAGTAAAATCAGAGCTGATAATAAGCTGGACATAAATCTGGAAAGGAGCAGAGTGACAGATATG TTCACAGATCAGGAAAAGAATCTGATGGAAGCAACTACAGAGTTTCATAAAAAA GATTCAAGTACCAACAGTGCTATTGCAGAAATCAGTAATAAAATTGATACACAAATAGCCTCCTTAAAAACTCTCATGGAATCAAATAAACTGGAGACAATACGTTATTTGGCAG CTTCTGTTTTCACTTGCCTAGCAATAGCACTGGGATTTTATAGGTTTTGGAAATAG
- the CCDC90B gene encoding coiled-coil domain-containing protein 90B, mitochondrial isoform X1, translating into MRRVEITPLEQRKLTFDTHALVRELEVHGFGKEQAETIVSALTTLSNLSLDTVYKDMVTQAQQVEITLQQIMAHLDSIRKDMVILEKSEFANLRAENENRAKRRQHEDDCEEDMDTDVPESMGCGNWDIMVAVGLVDTVECQFWAQQTSTDWWDRIVLQKMKIELDQVKQHLMNETSKIRADNKLDINLERSRVTDMFTDQEKNLMEATTEFHKKDSSTNSAIAEISNKIDTQIASLKTLMESNKLETIRYLAASVFTCLAIALGFYRFWK; encoded by the exons ATGAGAAGAGTTGAAATAACCCCACTGGAACAGAGAAAGCTAACCTTTGATACCCATGCATTGGTACGAGAGCTGGAAGTGCATG GTTTTGGTAAAGAACAAGCAGAGACCATTGTATCAGCATTAACAACTTTGTCAAATCTCAGCCTAGACACAGTCTATAAGGATATGGTGACCCAAGCTCAGCAGGTG GAAATAACTCTGCAGCAGATAATGGCGCATTTAGACTCTATTCGGAAAGATATGGTCATCCTAGAAAAAAGTGAATTTGCAAACCTGAGAGCAGAGAATGAG aaccgggctaagagacgccagcatgaggacgattgtgaggaggacatggacacagatgttcctgaaagcatgggctgtggcaattgggacatcatggtggcagtggggctggttgatacagtggaatgccaattctgggcccagcaaacaagcacagactggtgggaccgcatagtgttgcag AAAATGAAAATTGAGTTGGATCAAGTTAAACAGCATCTAATG AATGAAACTAGTAAAATCAGAGCTGATAATAAGCTGGACATAAATCTGGAAAGGAGCAGAGTGACAGATATG TTCACAGATCAGGAAAAGAATCTGATGGAAGCAACTACAGAGTTTCATAAAAAA GATTCAAGTACCAACAGTGCTATTGCAGAAATCAGTAATAAAATTGATACACAAATAGCCTCCTTAAAAACTCTCATGGAATCAAATAAACTGGAGACAATACGTTATTTGGCAG CTTCTGTTTTCACTTGCCTAGCAATAGCACTGGGATTTTATAGGTTTTGGAAATAG
- the CCDC90B gene encoding coiled-coil domain-containing protein 90B, mitochondrial isoform X5: MRRVEITPLEQRKLTFDTHALVRELEVHGFGKEQAETIVSALTTLSNLSLDTVYKDMVTQAQQVEITLQQIMAHLDSIRKDMVILEKSEFANLRAENEKMKIELDQVKQHLMNETSKIRADNKLDINLERSRVTDMFTDQEKNLMEATTEFHKKDSSTNSAIAEISNKIDTQIASLKTLMESNKLETIRYLAASVFTCLAIALGFYRFWK; the protein is encoded by the exons ATGAGAAGAGTTGAAATAACCCCACTGGAACAGAGAAAGCTAACCTTTGATACCCATGCATTGGTACGAGAGCTGGAAGTGCATG GTTTTGGTAAAGAACAAGCAGAGACCATTGTATCAGCATTAACAACTTTGTCAAATCTCAGCCTAGACACAGTCTATAAGGATATGGTGACCCAAGCTCAGCAGGTG GAAATAACTCTGCAGCAGATAATGGCGCATTTAGACTCTATTCGGAAAGATATGGTCATCCTAGAAAAAAGTGAATTTGCAAACCTGAGAGCAGAGAATGAG AAAATGAAAATTGAGTTGGATCAAGTTAAACAGCATCTAATG AATGAAACTAGTAAAATCAGAGCTGATAATAAGCTGGACATAAATCTGGAAAGGAGCAGAGTGACAGATATG TTCACAGATCAGGAAAAGAATCTGATGGAAGCAACTACAGAGTTTCATAAAAAA GATTCAAGTACCAACAGTGCTATTGCAGAAATCAGTAATAAAATTGATACACAAATAGCCTCCTTAAAAACTCTCATGGAATCAAATAAACTGGAGACAATACGTTATTTGGCAG CTTCTGTTTTCACTTGCCTAGCAATAGCACTGGGATTTTATAGGTTTTGGAAATAG
- the CCDC90B gene encoding coiled-coil domain-containing protein 90B, mitochondrial isoform X4 — MRRVEITPLEQRKLTFDTHALVRELEVHGFGKEQAETIVSALTTLSNLSLDTVYKDMVTQAQQVEITLQQIMAHLDSIRKDMVILEKSEFANLRAENENRAKRRQHEDDCEEDMDTDVPESMGCGNWDIMVAVGLVDTVECQFWAQQTSTDWWDRIVLQKMKIELDQVKQHLMNETSKIRADNKLDINLERSRVTDMFTDQEKNLMEATTEFHKKLLFSLA; from the exons ATGAGAAGAGTTGAAATAACCCCACTGGAACAGAGAAAGCTAACCTTTGATACCCATGCATTGGTACGAGAGCTGGAAGTGCATG GTTTTGGTAAAGAACAAGCAGAGACCATTGTATCAGCATTAACAACTTTGTCAAATCTCAGCCTAGACACAGTCTATAAGGATATGGTGACCCAAGCTCAGCAGGTG GAAATAACTCTGCAGCAGATAATGGCGCATTTAGACTCTATTCGGAAAGATATGGTCATCCTAGAAAAAAGTGAATTTGCAAACCTGAGAGCAGAGAATGAG aaccgggctaagagacgccagcatgaggacgattgtgaggaggacatggacacagatgttcctgaaagcatgggctgtggcaattgggacatcatggtggcagtggggctggttgatacagtggaatgccaattctgggcccagcaaacaagcacagactggtgggaccgcatagtgttgcag AAAATGAAAATTGAGTTGGATCAAGTTAAACAGCATCTAATG AATGAAACTAGTAAAATCAGAGCTGATAATAAGCTGGACATAAATCTGGAAAGGAGCAGAGTGACAGATATG TTCACAGATCAGGAAAAGAATCTGATGGAAGCAACTACAGAGTTTCATAAAAAA CTTCTGTTTTCACTTGCCTAG